From the genome of Geobacter sp. SVR, one region includes:
- the galE gene encoding UDP-glucose 4-epimerase GalE produces MSETILVTGGCGYIGSHVIRQLSEAGRRVVVFDNLSTGFRDALVHGEELIEGDLSDRDVLEAAFQRHSFDTVLHFAAAIIAPESVSLPLKYYGNNTRNTLGLLETCIKHGVKRFIFSSTAAVYGIPEGGVAAEESPLAPINPYGTSKLMSEWMLRDVSAAHDMKYVALRYFNVAGADPQARMGQRTPEATHLIKVACQAALGMRESVGIYGTDYPTPDGTGIRDYIHVEDLASAHLHALEYLERGGEPTVMNVGYGRGSSVREVLEVVREVSGVNFPIIEAERRPGDPASLVARAERIGRLTGWQPRYDDLRTIVADAWRWERTLAGQGR; encoded by the coding sequence ATGTCAGAAACTATTCTTGTCACCGGCGGCTGCGGCTATATCGGCAGTCACGTCATTCGTCAACTCAGTGAGGCAGGGCGCAGGGTGGTGGTATTCGACAACCTCTCCACCGGTTTTCGCGATGCCCTGGTCCACGGCGAGGAACTGATCGAGGGGGACCTGTCCGACCGGGACGTCCTGGAGGCCGCCTTTCAGCGGCATAGCTTCGACACGGTGCTGCACTTTGCCGCTGCCATCATCGCCCCGGAGTCGGTCTCGTTGCCGCTGAAATACTACGGCAACAATACCCGTAACACCCTCGGACTGCTGGAAACCTGCATAAAGCACGGCGTCAAGCGCTTCATCTTCTCCAGCACCGCTGCGGTCTACGGCATTCCCGAGGGGGGCGTGGCAGCGGAGGAGAGCCCGCTGGCACCGATCAACCCTTACGGCACTTCCAAGCTGATGAGCGAGTGGATGCTGCGGGACGTATCGGCGGCCCACGACATGAAGTACGTGGCCCTGCGCTACTTCAACGTGGCCGGCGCCGATCCGCAGGCACGCATGGGGCAGCGTACCCCCGAGGCGACCCACCTGATCAAAGTGGCCTGTCAGGCCGCGCTGGGGATGCGGGAAAGCGTCGGCATCTACGGCACCGACTACCCCACCCCTGACGGCACCGGCATCCGCGATTATATCCATGTTGAGGATCTGGCTTCAGCCCACCTGCATGCCCTGGAATACCTGGAGCGGGGCGGGGAGCCGACCGTCATGAATGTGGGCTATGGCCGCGGCAGCAGCGTGCGGGAGGTGCTGGAGGTGGTCAGGGAGGTCAGCGGTGTAAACTTCCCGATAATAGAGGCCGAACGCCGGCCGGGCGATCCCGCCTCGCTGGTGGCGCGGGCCGAACGGATCGGGCGCCTGACCGGATGGCAGCCGCGTTACGACGATCTCCGCACCATCGTGGCCGATGCCTGGAGATGGGAACGCACCCTTGCCGGACAGGGACGGTAG
- a CDS encoding AEC family transporter, which translates to MTSITDALIPVLALILTGFLIQRTNFLPPSFWPAAEKLTYFLLMPATLINSLAGKRIGSLPWLKILMTVEGTILLSAVLVTLWWLLNRRMDGPAFTSLFQGGVRFNTFVALALAESLFGKEGLFVAALGAGFMIMLVNLLCVTVFSLTVNHGGIDLKRLLGDLARNPLIIACLIGVGLNASGLVLPAALSGTLALGGKAAFPVGLMAVGAAYRASHLERYWQPLLVSCLVQFLCKPMTAWWLAKTMGLSGVAIGVAVLLFSVPTAPTAYILSRQMGGDHEGMASIITVQTCLSFFTLPVTIWLLM; encoded by the coding sequence ATGACCTCCATAACCGATGCCCTGATCCCGGTGCTGGCCCTGATCCTGACCGGTTTCCTGATCCAGCGCACGAACTTCCTGCCCCCCTCCTTCTGGCCTGCGGCTGAAAAACTGACCTACTTCCTGCTCATGCCCGCCACTCTGATCAATAGTCTGGCGGGTAAGCGGATCGGCTCGCTCCCCTGGCTGAAAATCCTGATGACGGTAGAAGGCACTATCCTTTTGAGCGCCGTGCTGGTGACGCTGTGGTGGCTGCTCAATCGGCGCATGGATGGCCCGGCCTTTACCTCGCTCTTTCAAGGGGGGGTACGCTTCAATACCTTTGTGGCGCTTGCTCTGGCGGAAAGCCTGTTCGGCAAGGAGGGGCTGTTTGTTGCCGCACTGGGGGCCGGATTCATGATCATGCTGGTCAACCTGCTGTGCGTCACTGTTTTCTCGCTCACGGTCAACCATGGTGGGATCGATCTGAAACGCCTGCTGGGCGACCTGGCCCGCAATCCGCTCATCATCGCCTGCCTGATCGGGGTCGGACTCAACGCTTCCGGCCTCGTGTTGCCTGCGGCGTTGAGCGGTACCCTGGCTCTGGGGGGCAAAGCGGCCTTTCCGGTGGGGCTGATGGCGGTGGGGGCCGCCTACCGGGCCAGCCATCTGGAACGGTATTGGCAACCGCTGCTGGTAAGCTGTCTGGTGCAGTTCCTCTGTAAACCGATGACTGCCTGGTGGCTGGCAAAGACGATGGGGCTGTCCGGCGTGGCGATCGGCGTGGCCGTGCTGCTGTTCAGCGTGCCGACCGCGCCCACGGCGTACATTCTCTCGCGGCAGATGGGTGGGGACCACGAGGGCATGGCCTCGATCATCACCGTCCAGACCTGCCTCTCGTTCTTTACCCTGCCGGTCACGATCTGGCTGTTGATGTGA
- the kdpC gene encoding potassium-transporting ATPase subunit KdpC, with product MKDIKPAILMLVTFTVICGAIYPAVVTAIAQVVFPRQANGSFIVGEEGKEIGSRLIGQPFSDPKYFWPRPSATTDFGYNPMASGGSNAGPTNPDYLKTVGERVKALRDTGVTGPIPAELVQASASGLDPHISPEAAMLQVPRVAKARGMDPAALVRLVNQGTENRQLGFLGEPRVNVLSLNLELDRLNPKQ from the coding sequence ATGAAAGACATAAAACCGGCAATCCTCATGTTAGTGACCTTCACCGTCATCTGCGGCGCAATCTACCCCGCCGTGGTCACGGCCATTGCCCAGGTCGTGTTTCCGCGGCAGGCCAACGGCAGCTTCATCGTCGGCGAGGAGGGCAAAGAGATCGGCTCACGCCTGATCGGACAGCCATTCTCTGATCCGAAGTACTTCTGGCCCCGACCGTCGGCCACCACCGATTTCGGCTACAACCCCATGGCTTCTGGCGGCTCGAATGCAGGCCCCACCAACCCGGACTACCTCAAGACCGTGGGAGAGCGGGTCAAGGCGCTTCGCGACACCGGAGTGACCGGACCGATCCCGGCCGAGTTGGTCCAGGCCTCGGCCAGCGGGCTCGACCCGCACATCTCGCCGGAGGCGGCCATGCTTCAGGTCCCGCGGGTGGCCAAAGCGCGTGGGATGGATCCGGCAGCACTGGTCAGGTTGGTCAATCAGGGCACCGAAAACCGGCAGCTCGGTTTTCTGGGAGAGCCGCGCGTAAATGTGCTGTCATTGAATCTGGAACTGGACCGCCTGAACCCGAAACAGTGA
- a CDS encoding sensor histidine kinase KdpD: MNRRDDIRPSPEAMLKLAQAEEVTAELGKLKIFLGYAAGVGKTFAMLEAAQQRKRDGRDVVVGYVESHGRTETDALLKGLEVLPRRQVPYLGVALPEMDLDAILARRPQIVLVDELAHTNAPGSRHEKRWQDVEEILSAGIDVYTTVNVQHFESLNDVVAQITGVKVRETVPDRLLDLAFEIKLIDISPEDLLQRLHEGKVYIPDQAAQAIEKFFRPGNLMALRELSLRRTAARVDDQMRAYMETQSIPGPWPTAERLLVCVSGSPYSEKLIRATCRLAEELKAEWLTVYIELPAGGRQVQENRERIWRDLRLAESLGAQVATLAATDITEAVLEYAARHNITKIVMGKPNKARWREIMQPPIVDRVIRGSGMIDVVVVSFEPEQQVKTAARKHRRPLKLHGYAFGLILIAAATLLCELLRPFLAPTNMVMFYLLAVVVAAVRLGRKPAIATAFIGVLAFDFFFVPPHMTFAVADTQYLLTFLGLFVVGVVISTLVARARERAEVIRARELQTASLYYLSRDLAAAVDIEAVLGGVVRNVEEALNARVAILLPEGERLDIQAASGGLTLGMKEQAVADWSFRNNHPAGRATDTLVSADLIYLPLQTPASVLGVMGVRLENEQAYHSQDNRRLLEAFTMQAAMAMERIRFSHQAEQAQILQARENLERALLNSISHDLRTPLVSVTGVLSTLRDNGTRLDEQTRRELLDNACGEAERLNRFVGNLLDMSRIEAGAVRLNLEPCDVQDLVGCAMAALEPRINEREVTFRMQPGMPLVPMDLVLMTQVLVNLLENTLKYSPAGSPVEIVATIDSGKLLLEVADRGPGVPEHDLKRIFDKFYRIPVPEGAGGTGLGLSICKGIVEAHGGAISAENREGGGLRIVIRLPLETPAR; the protein is encoded by the coding sequence ATGAACCGCAGGGATGACATACGCCCCTCGCCCGAGGCGATGCTCAAGCTGGCCCAGGCCGAGGAGGTCACGGCCGAACTGGGCAAGCTCAAGATCTTCCTCGGTTATGCGGCCGGTGTCGGCAAGACCTTTGCCATGCTGGAAGCGGCACAACAGCGCAAGCGGGACGGCCGCGACGTGGTGGTGGGATACGTGGAATCCCATGGCCGCACAGAAACCGATGCCCTCCTGAAGGGACTGGAAGTTCTGCCGCGCAGACAGGTCCCGTATCTGGGTGTCGCGCTCCCGGAGATGGACCTGGACGCCATCCTGGCCCGCAGGCCTCAGATAGTGCTGGTGGACGAACTGGCTCACACCAACGCCCCCGGTTCCCGCCACGAAAAACGTTGGCAGGATGTGGAAGAGATCCTTTCAGCCGGCATCGATGTCTATACCACGGTCAATGTCCAGCATTTCGAGAGCCTCAACGACGTCGTGGCCCAGATTACCGGTGTCAAGGTGCGCGAGACGGTGCCGGACCGTCTGCTGGACCTGGCCTTCGAGATCAAGCTGATCGACATCTCCCCTGAAGATCTGCTGCAGCGACTGCACGAGGGCAAGGTGTACATACCCGATCAGGCTGCCCAGGCGATTGAGAAGTTCTTCCGTCCCGGCAATCTGATGGCTCTGCGGGAGTTGTCGCTGCGCAGGACCGCCGCCCGGGTGGACGACCAGATGCGGGCCTACATGGAGACCCAGTCCATCCCCGGTCCCTGGCCCACGGCCGAACGGCTGCTGGTCTGCGTCAGCGGCAGTCCTTACAGCGAAAAGCTGATCCGCGCCACCTGTCGCCTGGCTGAGGAATTGAAGGCGGAGTGGCTGACCGTATATATCGAGCTCCCCGCTGGCGGACGGCAGGTTCAGGAAAATCGTGAGCGCATCTGGCGCGATCTGCGTCTGGCCGAAAGCCTGGGGGCCCAGGTGGCGACTCTCGCCGCTACCGACATCACCGAGGCGGTGCTGGAGTACGCGGCTCGGCACAACATCACCAAGATTGTGATGGGCAAACCGAACAAGGCACGCTGGCGGGAGATCATGCAGCCGCCGATCGTGGACCGCGTCATCCGCGGAAGCGGGATGATCGATGTGGTGGTGGTCAGCTTCGAACCGGAACAGCAGGTCAAAACCGCAGCACGGAAGCACCGCCGCCCGTTGAAGCTGCACGGTTACGCCTTCGGCCTGATACTGATAGCCGCCGCAACGCTGCTGTGCGAACTGCTGCGTCCTTTTCTGGCACCGACCAACATGGTCATGTTCTACCTGCTGGCCGTGGTGGTGGCGGCAGTGCGCCTGGGGCGCAAGCCGGCCATTGCCACCGCCTTTATCGGCGTGCTGGCATTCGACTTCTTCTTCGTCCCCCCCCATATGACCTTTGCCGTGGCCGACACCCAGTACCTGCTCACCTTTCTGGGGCTGTTCGTGGTGGGGGTGGTGATCAGCACGCTGGTGGCGCGTGCACGCGAACGGGCCGAAGTGATACGTGCCCGGGAATTGCAGACCGCCAGCCTGTACTACCTGAGCCGTGACCTGGCCGCTGCCGTTGACATCGAAGCCGTACTGGGGGGAGTGGTCAGGAATGTGGAGGAAGCCTTGAATGCCCGGGTGGCGATCCTGCTGCCGGAAGGGGAACGGCTCGATATTCAGGCGGCCAGCGGAGGGTTGACGCTTGGCATGAAGGAACAGGCTGTGGCCGACTGGTCCTTCCGTAACAACCATCCGGCCGGGCGGGCCACCGATACGCTCGTTTCCGCCGACCTGATCTACCTGCCGCTGCAAACCCCCGCCAGTGTGCTGGGTGTCATGGGAGTCAGGCTGGAGAATGAACAGGCCTATCACTCCCAGGACAACCGGCGCCTGCTGGAGGCATTCACGATGCAGGCCGCCATGGCCATGGAACGGATCAGGTTCTCGCACCAGGCGGAACAGGCCCAGATTCTCCAGGCGCGGGAAAACCTGGAGCGGGCCCTGCTGAATTCCATCTCCCACGATCTGCGCACGCCGCTGGTCTCGGTCACGGGCGTGCTTTCCACCCTGCGCGACAACGGGACCCGGCTCGATGAGCAAACCCGCCGCGAACTGTTGGACAATGCCTGCGGAGAAGCGGAGCGATTGAACCGCTTTGTCGGCAATCTGCTGGACATGAGCCGCATCGAGGCAGGAGCGGTCAGGCTGAACCTGGAGCCGTGCGACGTGCAGGATCTGGTCGGATGCGCCATGGCCGCCCTTGAGCCGCGCATCAACGAGCGCGAAGTGACCTTCAGGATGCAACCGGGCATGCCGCTGGTGCCGATGGATCTGGTGCTGATGACCCAGGTACTGGTCAATCTGCTGGAGAACACGCTCAAATATTCGCCGGCCGGCAGTCCCGTCGAAATCGTTGCCACGATCGATAGCGGAAAACTGCTGCTGGAGGTGGCAGACCGGGGCCCGGGCGTGCCAGAGCACGACCTGAAGCGGATCTTCGACAAGTTCTACCGCATCCCCGTACCGGAAGGGGCCGGCGGCACCGGGCTGGGACTTTCGATCTGCAAGGGCATCGTGGAGGCGCACGGAGGCGCGATCAGCGCCGAGAACCGGGAGGGGGGCGGGTTGAGGATCGTAATACGCCTGCCGCTGGAAACGCCGGCACGATAA
- a CDS encoding GntR family transcriptional regulator: MKKPMEKHLTLREKILENIRDAIISGSLKAGSRVSEPELAERYGISRTPIREAFRQLESEGYLTVIPRRGAVVSEFSQKDVEEFYAIKSILEGYAARRACEKLTGKELDRLQAINVRLSELAEQNDIKTFFKIHSDFHDLFIKAADNDKLRELITSVVTRFQRLRLMSLSLPGRMKISVMEHEKIIEAFRKRDAEAAESLVRKNAEYGGKVLMDGKNIVISGKGLAVGGSEGLPAMASAPQIDL; the protein is encoded by the coding sequence ATGAAAAAGCCCATGGAAAAACATCTTACCTTGCGTGAAAAGATCCTTGAAAATATTCGGGATGCAATCATTTCCGGCTCGCTCAAGGCAGGCAGCAGGGTTTCCGAACCCGAACTCGCCGAGCGGTACGGCATCAGCCGCACTCCCATTCGGGAGGCCTTCCGCCAGCTCGAATCGGAAGGGTACCTGACGGTCATCCCACGCCGGGGTGCAGTGGTGAGCGAATTCAGCCAGAAGGATGTGGAGGAATTTTATGCCATCAAGAGCATTCTGGAAGGCTATGCTGCCCGGCGGGCCTGCGAAAAGCTGACCGGCAAGGAACTTGACCGGCTCCAGGCCATCAACGTCCGGCTCTCGGAATTGGCCGAACAGAACGACATCAAGACCTTCTTCAAAATCCACAGCGATTTTCACGACCTGTTCATCAAAGCCGCCGACAACGACAAGCTGCGCGAACTGATCACCAGTGTGGTGACCCGCTTCCAGCGCCTGCGCCTGATGTCGCTCAGCCTGCCCGGCAGGATGAAGATTTCGGTCATGGAACATGAAAAGATCATCGAAGCCTTTCGGAAGCGGGACGCCGAGGCCGCCGAATCGTTGGTGCGCAAAAATGCCGAATATGGCGGCAAGGTGCTGATGGATGGAAAAAACATCGTGATATCCGGCAAGGGACTTGCCGTTGGCGGCAGCGAAGGCCTCCCGGCCATGGCCTCGGCGCCGCAGATCGACCTCTAG
- a CDS encoding LysR family transcriptional regulator, with amino-acid sequence MSLRSLRILNEIARKGSFAAAAESLGLTQSAVSLQIKKLEEEFGEQLFERTGRSPRLNPNGRLAVERAREILAIYDGIRDELASQSGIRGELALGVVPTVITGPLPPVLARLREQYQELHVRLQCSLSAELVSQVNEGGLDAALTTEPPFAVAPGYEWRTYDIEPFFVAAPAGSRASGTESLFERFPFVRFDRTAWAGAIVDGYLMAQGIHPREVVELDSLEAALGLVDQGLGIAVVPLNRRRLAEARRRFSLQPFGSPHLTRRVGMYQRCRHPRRVLTDVIFKELCRECGLPES; translated from the coding sequence GTGTCTCTGCGCAGCCTCCGCATTCTGAACGAGATTGCCCGCAAAGGAAGTTTTGCGGCAGCGGCCGAATCGCTCGGCCTGACCCAATCGGCGGTGAGCCTGCAGATCAAGAAGCTGGAAGAGGAATTCGGTGAGCAGTTGTTCGAGCGAACCGGTCGCAGCCCGCGGCTCAACCCGAATGGCAGGCTGGCGGTCGAACGGGCCCGTGAGATTCTGGCCATCTACGACGGCATCAGAGATGAACTGGCCTCCCAGTCCGGGATCAGAGGCGAGCTGGCCCTGGGGGTCGTGCCGACCGTGATCACCGGTCCCTTGCCCCCGGTGCTGGCCCGGCTGCGGGAACAGTACCAGGAGCTGCACGTCAGGCTCCAGTGCAGCCTGTCGGCCGAGTTGGTCAGCCAGGTGAACGAGGGGGGGCTGGATGCGGCCCTGACAACCGAACCCCCCTTTGCCGTTGCCCCGGGATACGAGTGGCGGACCTACGACATCGAGCCGTTCTTCGTAGCTGCTCCCGCGGGAAGCCGGGCAAGCGGCACCGAGTCCCTGTTCGAGCGTTTTCCCTTTGTACGCTTCGACCGGACCGCTTGGGCCGGGGCCATTGTCGACGGATATCTGATGGCCCAGGGCATCCATCCCCGGGAGGTTGTGGAGCTGGACTCGCTGGAGGCCGCGCTCGGCTTGGTGGACCAGGGGCTGGGCATCGCCGTGGTACCGCTCAACAGGCGCCGCCTGGCGGAGGCGCGCAGGCGGTTCTCGCTGCAGCCTTTCGGTTCTCCACACTTGACCCGGCGCGTCGGCATGTATCAGAGATGCCGGCATCCCCGCCGGGTCCTGACTGATGTGATCTTCAAGGAACTGTGCCGTGAATGCGGACTGCCCGAATCGTGA
- a CDS encoding response regulator, with the protein MVAERNADNPPRILIIDDEPAIRRFLHTVLSGNEFALLEAENGHAGLAAAAASRPDVILLDLGLPDLDGIEVIRRIREWSQVPIIVLSVREREDDKVAALDAGADDYLTKPFGVGELLARIRVTLRRALQDAPEPVFASGDLEVDLTRRRVCVRGEEAQLTPTEYDLLRLLVTHAGKVLTHSQILKQIWGLAYLEQPHLLRVNISNLRRKIEADPSRPRHIVTEPGVGYRLKSE; encoded by the coding sequence ATGGTAGCCGAACGCAACGCAGACAATCCCCCGCGCATCCTGATCATCGATGACGAACCGGCCATCCGCCGCTTTCTGCACACGGTGCTGAGCGGCAACGAATTTGCGCTGCTGGAGGCGGAGAACGGCCATGCCGGTCTGGCTGCCGCGGCTGCCTCCCGGCCGGACGTGATTCTGCTTGACCTGGGACTGCCTGACCTGGACGGGATCGAGGTGATCCGGCGCATCCGGGAGTGGTCGCAGGTGCCGATCATCGTGCTGTCGGTGCGGGAGCGGGAAGATGACAAGGTGGCGGCCCTGGATGCCGGGGCCGATGACTATCTCACCAAGCCCTTCGGGGTGGGGGAACTGCTGGCCCGCATACGGGTAACCTTGCGGCGCGCGCTGCAGGATGCGCCCGAGCCGGTGTTCGCCAGCGGCGATCTGGAAGTGGACCTGACCCGCCGCCGGGTATGCGTGCGGGGTGAAGAGGCGCAGCTTACGCCGACCGAGTACGACCTGCTGCGGCTACTGGTGACCCATGCCGGCAAGGTTTTGACCCACAGCCAGATCCTCAAACAGATCTGGGGCCTGGCCTACCTGGAGCAGCCCCACCTCCTGCGGGTCAACATAAGCAACCTGCGCCGCAAGATCGAGGCCGATCCGTCCCGGCCGCGCCATATCGTCACCGAACCGGGGGTAGGCTACCGTTTGAAGAGCGAGTAG
- a CDS encoding sugar phosphate isomerase/epimerase — protein MHERVHAHVPYLRLSDQLEHIIRQRINPEIAFSAEGLDLLAGEELTAQARLLHTAGLATTIHAPFLDLNPGALDHTIREATRLRFRQTFQAARILQPRAIVFHPGYDDLRYGDKRMAWLENSVDFWREFIPIAREIGCTIAVENIFEKEPSTLHALLETVDDPCFRHCFDVGHWNMFTTVTMEDWFAELGPFLAEVHVHDNHGQADEHLPLGEGEIDFDLLFGLVGHYAPHAILTIEAHTPERLERALRNIRTYV, from the coding sequence ATGCATGAACGCGTCCATGCCCACGTCCCCTATCTGCGCCTGTCCGACCAGCTGGAACATATCATCCGGCAGCGCATCAACCCCGAAATAGCCTTTTCGGCCGAAGGCCTGGACCTCCTGGCAGGGGAGGAGCTAACGGCACAGGCCCGCCTGCTGCACACCGCCGGGCTGGCAACCACCATCCACGCGCCGTTTCTGGACCTGAATCCGGGCGCGCTGGATCACACCATTCGTGAGGCAACCCGCCTGCGCTTCCGGCAGACGTTCCAGGCCGCCAGGATACTGCAGCCGCGTGCGATCGTGTTTCATCCCGGCTACGACGACCTGCGGTACGGGGACAAGCGCATGGCCTGGCTGGAGAACAGCGTCGATTTCTGGCGCGAGTTCATCCCGATTGCCCGGGAGATCGGCTGTACGATTGCCGTGGAAAACATCTTCGAGAAGGAACCTTCGACCCTGCACGCCCTGCTGGAGACGGTCGACGATCCCTGTTTCCGCCACTGCTTCGATGTGGGCCACTGGAACATGTTCACCACCGTTACCATGGAAGACTGGTTTGCCGAGCTTGGCCCGTTTCTGGCCGAGGTGCATGTGCACGATAATCACGGCCAGGCCGACGAGCATCTGCCGCTGGGAGAGGGGGAGATCGATTTCGACCTGCTGTTCGGCCTGGTCGGTCACTACGCCCCCCATGCTATCCTGACCATCGAGGCCCATACTCCTGAGCGCCTCGAACGGGCGCTCAGGAATATCCGTACATACGTATGA
- a CDS encoding TrkA family potassium uptake protein: MDPVRHLKISMLVLLLLVSTGIFGYMTIEHWRFLDALYMTVITLGTVGFREVHDLSDSGKVFTMVLVVVGVSVIGYIVGSLAQIMFEGQIQRVMGRNKVEKMIKNLKGHYIICGFGRIGSLICKEFKANKVDFVVVEKDAETAEKLHEEGYLYMRGDATMDEALLKAGIRNARGLISVVTSDTENVYITLTARGLNPDLYILARSGEEGSDIKLKRAGANKVVSPYIIGGTRMAQSILRPNVVDFIEIATGSEHLDLQMEEITIPEHSAFAGETLVSSGFRRETGVIIIGIKKDHGKMVFNPHSQARIEAGDTLIVLGEPSAVVKLEELVACPASDGLIMQHQKENTSHA, encoded by the coding sequence ATGGACCCGGTACGGCACCTTAAAATCTCAATGCTGGTCCTGTTGCTGCTGGTTTCGACCGGTATCTTCGGCTATATGACCATCGAACATTGGCGCTTTCTGGATGCCCTTTATATGACCGTCATCACGCTGGGCACGGTGGGGTTCCGGGAGGTGCACGACCTGTCGGACAGCGGCAAGGTCTTCACCATGGTGCTGGTGGTCGTCGGCGTCAGCGTGATCGGCTATATCGTGGGCAGCCTGGCGCAGATCATGTTCGAGGGGCAGATCCAGCGGGTGATGGGGAGGAACAAGGTGGAAAAGATGATCAAGAACCTGAAGGGGCACTACATCATCTGCGGCTTCGGTCGGATCGGCTCCCTGATCTGCAAGGAATTCAAGGCCAACAAGGTCGATTTCGTGGTGGTGGAAAAGGATGCCGAAACAGCGGAAAAGCTGCATGAGGAGGGCTACCTCTACATGCGGGGCGACGCCACCATGGACGAGGCGCTGCTCAAGGCCGGCATCAGGAACGCCAGGGGATTGATCTCCGTGGTGACCTCGGATACCGAAAATGTCTATATCACCCTGACCGCCCGTGGATTGAATCCCGATCTCTACATCCTGGCCCGTTCCGGCGAAGAGGGCTCTGACATCAAGCTCAAACGGGCCGGCGCCAACAAGGTGGTGTCCCCCTACATCATCGGCGGCACCAGGATGGCCCAGTCCATCCTGCGCCCCAATGTGGTAGATTTCATCGAAATAGCTACCGGCAGCGAGCATCTGGACCTGCAGATGGAAGAAATCACCATCCCGGAACACTCGGCCTTTGCGGGCGAAACGCTGGTGAGTTCGGGATTCAGAAGGGAAACCGGTGTGATCATCATCGGTATCAAGAAAGATCACGGAAAAATGGTATTCAATCCTCATTCGCAGGCCAGGATCGAGGCCGGCGATACCCTGATTGTTTTGGGGGAGCCATCGGCAGTCGTCAAACTGGAAGAACTGGTGGCATGCCCGGCCTCGGACGGCCTGATCATGCAACACCAAAAGGAGAATACCAGCCATGCATGA